The nucleotide window TATCACCGTTAACGTGAATGTGGGGAAGGTGCTGCTGGTCATCCAGTTGGTTGTTCTCTCGATTTTCGTCTTCTTTGCGGTGGGCCTCATCGCCGAAGGCGCGGTCTCCAAGGAGCAACTGCTGGCGCCTTTCTACAACCCGTCGCAATTCAGCCTGTCCGCCGTGTTTGGCGCCGTGCCGATCGCCGCCTTGAGCTTTATCGGTTTTGACGCGGTTTCAACGTTGAACGAGGAAGCCGAAGGCGGCGGTAAAACCGTATCGCGCGCCACCATGCTGTTACTCGTGATCGTGACCGTGCTGTTCGTTGTGCAGGTCTACCTGGCGTCTGTGTTCGTGCCCCTGGGCTCGACATTCCAGAACGGTGCCGCGGACGTTGCCTTCTACACGGTCAGCACCCAAGTGGTGGGTACGTGGTTCCTGCCGGTCATCACGTTGACGAATGCGTTGATAGCCTTGCTGGCTAACGCGCTTATTTCCCAGGCCACCACCACGAAAGTCATCTACTGCATGGCTCGCGATAAAAAGCTGCCTCATGTGCTCGCCAAACTTAATAAAAATGAAGCACCAACGACCGCGTTATACCTGGTCGCCGCGCTCTCGCTGGTCATTGCCATTGTCGGCAAAGACCAGATTGAAACCATCGTAACGATGGTCACATTCGGCGCATTGTGTGCGTATGTGATGTTGCATGCTTCTGTCATCGCCTTCTTCAGGGGCAAGACTGATCGCTCCTTCTTCAAGCATCTCGTTTCCCCCACGCTGGGCGCGGCCGTCCTCTGCTACGCGCTGTTCAGCGCGAACTCGAATGCCCAGCTGGTCGGTGTCGCATGGCTTGTGCTCGGCGGCATCGTCGCGTGGATTCTGAAAGGCAAGCAATCGTTGGATATACCCGTATAGAGCCACACTGTGACTTTAAGGCTGCATGAAAAACGATGTGGCCGATACGCAAACCTGCCGTGACTCCCCAACTGGACGGCTGGCTTAGTCAGCAACTTATTGTCCGTTAAATCTAAATTCTTTCTGAGTGCAGGCATCTGGCGCCTGCACTCATTGGAGACGCCTATGCACATTAAAATGCTCATCAACGGCGAATTGGTCGCAGGCGAAGGCGAGCGGCTCGCGGTAATGAACCCTTCTCTGGGGATCGCGCTAGTGGACATTGCCGAGGCTACGCCTGCGCAGGTTGATTGCGCAGTGCAAGCCGCTGACGCCGCCTTCGAGAGCTGGTCCCAGACCACGCCAAAGGATCGCTCGCTGTTGTTGCTCAAACTGGCTGACCTCATCGATAGCCATGCCGTAGAACTGGCCCGGCTGGAATCGAATAATTGTGGCAAACCTTACGCGGCCACCTTGGGCGACGAACTGCCTGGCGTCTCTGATGTATTTCGTTTTTTCGCGGGTGCGAGCCGGTGCCTGCAAGGCTCGGCGGCGGGCGAGTATTTGCCAGGCCATACTTCGATGATCCGTCGCGACCCGGTGGGCGTCGTCGCCTCGATTGCGCCTTGGAACTATCCACTGATGATGGCCGCGTGGAAACTGGCTCCCGCCCTGGCGGCCGGTAATACCGTTGTCCTCAAGCCTTCCGAACAGACACCGCTGACGGCGCTTAAGTTAGGCTCGTTAATGGCCACGGTTTTCCCAGCAGGCGTGGTCAATGTTGTGTTCGGACGAGGGCCCAGTGTAGGCAAGCCGCTTACTACCCACGAGAAAGTGCGGATGGTCTCACTGACGGGGTCAGTGGCCACCGGCAGTCATATCATCGCCGGTACCGCTGACACCGTTAAGCGTATGCATATGGAATTGGGAGGCAAAGCCCCCGTGATCATTTTCGAGGACGCAGACATCGATGCGGCTGTAGAGGGCATACGTAATTTCGGTTTCTATAACGCTGGCCAGGATTGCACCGCAGCCTGCCGGATCTATGTGCAAAAAGGCATTTACGCTCGCCTCGTTGAAAAGCTCGGCATCGCCGTATCAAGTATCAAGTTTGGTCTTCAGGATGATCCTGAGACTGAGATGGGGCCGCTGATCACCCAACAGCACTTGGACCGTGTTGTCGGCTTCGTGGATCGAGCACGGTTACTGCCACACATAGAAGTCGTGACGGGAGGGAAACGCGTAGAAGGTCCCGGATACTTCTTCGAACCCACGGTACTTGCCGGCGCGAGGCAAGACGACGAAGTGGTGCGCCGGGAGATTTTTGGCCCGGTGGTTTCCGTGACCGAATTTGAAGACGAGGCGCAGGCACTGTCTTGGGCAAACGACTCTGATTATGGCCTGGCATCATCGGTGTGGACCTCTGATGTAGGGCGAGCTCACCGACTTGCAGCACGCCTGCAGTACGGCTGCACTTGGGTCAATACCCATTTCATGCTGATGAGCGAGATGCCACACGGTGGTGTAAAGCAGTCCGGCTACGGCAAAGACATGTCGATGTACGGCTTGGAGGATTACACCGTGATTCGCCACGTGATGGTCAAGCACTGACCGAAATGTAGCGCCGTCTCTGCGGCCGCCCACACGAATGCTGAAACGCACAATCGCGCAGTCTTGCTTTTGCAGGCTGCGCGTAGTGCCAACGCCGAGTAGGTGAAAGCACTTATCTGACTGACAAAAAATATTGTTCATCCATGAGGCAGTCCCATGTTCGATGCCATGTCTATTTGCCTGAAGCTCGTGCTTTTATCCGGGCTCTGCCTGCTGGGCCTGATCGTCGGCATGAATCTTATCAAAGCAATCTGAACAAGCAGATGATCAGTTAATCCAGCAGCCAGATGCTCACCGGCAGTGGCGAGAATTTGCTACTGGCGAAAGCTTCTGAGCAGGCTGCGAATTTACGAGTGGAGTTAATACGATGGTCCTTGCCATTGCGGCGGTCCGACACGCCAAGCCTCGCGCCAAAAACTTCACCCTTCCTGATTTTGATGGCCTCGCGCCTTTCGTGAATACGAAGGGCACCAAGAGCTGGTACTTCCGTTTTTCTTGGGCGGGCAAAGAGCCTCGTATTTCGCTCGGTACTTATCCTGAAAAGGCCTACGCGATGCTCGAGCTCTGCGTGATATCGCCAGGGCGCTGGTCGCGAAGGGTATCGATCCCCGCGATCAGCGGTGCCTTGAGCGCAATGCCAAACTGTTGGCCGTGAGAACACCTTCTTAGGTTGATGTGATGCAGCTCTTTGGCCCTTAGGGGGAAGAGCGGGACCGCCCGGGAATTCAAGCAGTGCTGAACTGGGTTATGCCAACTCTCGGTCCACCATTGCTGGTCTTCAGCTCGCTCGCCACGCCTGAAAGCCAAGATCGTATCCTTAGGCTTTTCGTCCCAGAGTCACCGTGCTGATCGACGACATGGCGTGCTCCCCTCAAACCTACCTATGCATCCAGATGAATGGAGCTTAGGCTGGAGCTGGGGTTATCCAGACTATGCTACGATTAGATAGCGTAGATAACTAGTGAGGAGATTTCCATGAGCGTTACAGAGCAGTCGGGCGTCTCCACCTTGGTCGGTACGCCTAAGGAGGCTCGGGCTAGCTTAAGCCGCTCGCATGCGGACCGAGTATTGGTCGTGTCTTTCGATCAGGTCAACCTCAGTGTATTTGAGGCGTTGGCGGAAAACTTCGCCAACGTGGCCTCCTCGATGTATGAGGTGCTGCAGGAGCGTCAGGACCCTAAGTCGCTCGAGCGACTGGCCGAGGTGTTTGTGACACGTAAGCCGCCTTCGCCTCGCCTGCTCAAGGAAGCGGCAATGCTGGTCCAAGCCCGCAAAGCAGTCTTGGAAAGCGGTGACTGGCTGAGCGCCGCGGACATCGCCCAGGTGGCCCAGTTGAGTACCCGCAACCCGAGTGCCCAGCCCAACAAATGGAAAAAGCAGGGGCAGATCTTTGCCATCAGTCACGGTGGGGTCGACTATTTTCCTGGTTACGGCTTGGATCCAGACGCGGGCTATCGGCCGCTCAAGGCACTCGCCAAAGTCATTCAGGCTTTTGGTGCCCACAAGGACGGCTGGGGTATGGCTTACTGGTTCCGCTCCGATAATAGTTTTCTAGGAGGCAAAAGACCTCAGGACCTGTTGGCATCGGCGCCTGATCGGGTGATTGCTGCCGCACAGGATGAAATCCAAGGCATTGTCCATGGCTAAGCAGCGTACCGAGTCCAGTGAGGGTAGGGCGACGCCTCCCACGGATTTTGCGGCGTCCGTTACCCCAGTGCCTGCGGCTACGTTGCACGTCACTTTCACCGTGATCGCCAAAGGCGATGTGCTTCACCGTGTGCACCAGGATAAGTATCAGCCTGATCAATTCAATCCTGGTGTGCACGGCAACGCACGTTTCAGCCCGATCCAGGATGATCAGGGGCGGGCGATTCCCACCTTGTATGGCGGCACGACAGTCGATTGCGCCTTGATGGAGACCGTCTTCCACGACGTTCCCCATACGGCTGGGTTTAAGAGCTTCGACAAAGGCAAGCTGACTGGACAGGTGCATTCTGCCGTCCAGGTTAGCCAACCGCTGCACCTGGTTGATCTGTCCAGCGTGCCACTGCGGAAACTGGGCATCACGCGCAAACAATTGATCGACACTGAGAAAGATCAATATCCTGCGACGCGCAAATGGGCCGAGGCAATCCACCGTCAGTATCCAGATGCGCAAGGGCTGTCTTGGGTGTCGCGACAGGATGATTCGGCACGTGCGGTGGTGCTCTTTGGTGACCGGATTCCTGACGGCGCACTTCATCCGCAGGGGGCGTCACGCAGCTTGACCGGCGACTCGACTGTGTTCGACACGGTGCTCAATCTGGCAGAGCGGATTGGGGTCGTTATCATCGCGGGAAAAAGCTGAATCAAAATGACCGAACAGTCGCCCCTGAAAGCCGCTCTCTGAGGCTGGAATTGCCATTCCTCAGTCATTAGATCTTGCCGAAGACGGCGAGTTTTTTATGGGGGCATTAATGGTGATTTCCGTACAAGTTTTACGTGGTGCCGACGGCCAGACACGTCTCGCCTACCTCCCAAGGAAGGGGGGCTTGCCACGGAGCGCAGCAACAATGATGGCTGGTTCCGCGCTGGCCTAAATGCGGAGCTCGTTATGGACGTCAACCAGATGTTAAATGATGAACTGGTGAGCCGGCTGGAAGAGAAAATTCCAGCCATGGCGAAAGGCGCGATTAAGGCGGCCTATATCAATACGCTGGCAGCCGGACTCAGTGTGATGGAAATCAGGAATGGCATGCTCGTTGAAACAACGGCCGATGGTCCGCACACGGTTATTCGGATGGCCAAGCCCAAGCATAAGGTAGCTTCGGGCAGGATTATCAAGGTGCGCCACCTTTCATAATGGGAGGTTGAGAGCGCCCGTATCTTCACGATTTCGCCGCGCAGCGCGCGGGAAATCTGCATATTCGTCATGTCAGTCTTTGTGCTTTGCGCGAAAGATAGTCGCCAAGCTCGCCATCGCATGGGCCGTCAAATCAGTGACCCTGGGCTCTCAGCTTAGCCAAGCCCTGCTTGATGTGTCCGGCATTTTCTCCGATGGTGTGAAGTGCACCTCGGACGTTGGCACCAATCTCCGCTGCACCTTGGTCTTCTACCTTCAAGGTCAGCTCCATCACCGCGGCCTCCAAGGCGAGCTGATTTTGGTACAGCCGCTCGAGCACATCAGAAAGTGAATATTCGGTGGGCATTGTTTCGACTCCAATCGAGGACTCAAGAGCGTAGCAGCGGAAGGGACGGAAACCAAAGCGCGGTAGGCCGAGAAAGTACTTGCTGAGATTAGTGGCAGCAATCGGCCGATAGTGTTGAAAAAGTCGCTCCGTTCAAACTGCCTGGAAAATTGACCGGGGAAAACGCCATTTTTGCACGCTGCTACGTGAAATCTGAGCCCGGAAGCTTTAGCCAAAAGTAAGGATTTCAATCTCAGATGCGTACTTTTCTGCCATGGATACCAAGGCCGACTTTTCCAACAGAATCGGCCAATAGCTGCCGGCCGTAGAGGGCCGTCTTACCCCCAAAAGCAACAGCGCTAATCGGGTGCAATTGCCGGTCATCTCTGATGCTCCGCGCTGCTCACCCCATTGCGTCAGCTCCATGATTGCGGCTTCAACGCCATTTGGTTTTGATTGATTTTGAACAGTCGGGAAAGGAGCAGATTTCATACCACATCGTGGTTCCTCCATGAAAGAGAACAGCGTGGCAGGCAAGCGCTACTCCCGTTCAAGCTGCCTGGCGTCAGATGTCACCGCTTCCATGATAGACATCAGCTCCTCCAGCAGTTCAGAGTAATAACGAGTGACGTAGCCTGCGATGGCTTCGTTGCGCAAGAGGCGGACTAGATAACCTTTAGTCACAACCAAAACCAGCATTGTCTCGCCCAGGGTGTCCTCGACTTGCTTGTAATCATGCTGAAGATTCTCCATCTCCCGTTCCATGCGCGCAATGTCGACGGCACTGACTTCACTCGGCTTTTTTCTCGTCTCAATCAGCATCTCCGGACGAGATGCTGCCAAGACCATTCGCGCATAGTTTCGAGTAAAACAGTTCGCTGAAATCATCATTTCAACCGTTTCGATTTGGCGGATGGGTTTCATTTGCCGCAGCGAGCGAAATACGTCCTGCGATACCATGCGAACCTTCAACATCTCCGCCACTTCAGGCGCTATTCCTTTGAGTAAGTTTTCTCTATCGTGGACTTGATCAACATTGATCCCGAGTACAGCTGCAATTCGAGATGCGCCGATGCCTTTCTTCAGAGCAGATAGGATCATCTTATGCTCTTGAATCGGTGTCAGTCGGTTGATCTGGCGGTTATAGGTGAAGGCTTCATCATCAGTGGAGATCAAGCACAGTGCCTCAATGGCCCCCAATGCCTTGAGCGCCTCTAAGCGAAAGTGCCCGTCCAGAAGCAAGTATGAAGCTACTCCCCCTGCGATGAGGGGTTTGGGATGAACCACCAACGGCTCAACGACTCCCAGTTCCCTAATCGAGCTCAAGATGCTGGCGTACTTTTTACTGCCTGGTATCAGTTGATCGACCCTACGTGAGGGCAGTATGCGATCTAAAGGAACCGCAATAACTCGATGCTCGAATGCCTGCTTGACCTCTGTCATCACGGCGTCACCCCAAATATTCGGTCAGCGAGTGGTTTGGGCATATCCGGAATATCTTCGTTGCGAAGTAGCGTCTTGAAGTAGTCATCGGCGAGCAATTTGCGCATTGCGGTGACGATAATCAGCAGCCGCTGTTCGTTGATGTCTGACTTTTTAATCATCACCTTCTGGCGTCGGACTTCGTTCTGATAAGCGCTGAGTAGCTTCTGAGGCGTAGGTTTTTCCGTGCGAGGCGCTTGTTGCCCGTATCGTTTGCCAAAAGTTTTACGTCTATCAACCAGGCGGCGCACCCTCATCAACTGTTCGCCTTTGAGTACGCCGCTCTCGTAGGCGTCGATCATTGCCTGCTGCAGATCGACATCCTTGGAGCGAGCAATCTCCACCGCCAATTTTATTGATAACCAACCTTTCTCCACCGCAGCGATTAGTCGTTCTTCTCCCTGCCGCAGTAGCACTAGAATTCCTTGGATGTAGCCTGAATCCAAGCAGGTTTTTTCGGCTATCTGCTGGCAGGTATACCCACGCTCTGACAGCATCTGGATTGACATCAAAAGCTCTCGGTTGGTGTGTTTTCGTCGTGCCAGGTTTTCAACTAACCCGATCAGGTACCGATCCGCTTCATTGGCGCTCACCACGATGCACGGAATTTTTCTCTCGCCAAGAGCTTGCAATGCTTCGAAGCGACCTTGGCCACAAACGATTTCATAGGGCTCGGTGCCGCTCGTGGTAGGTGCCACGGTAATCGGGCGTTTCAGACCTAACGCGGAGATGTTTTCAACAAGCCTGGCGAAGACCTGCTTGTTTCGCGCTCGTGGATTGAGCACCCGAATCTCCTCAATTGGCACAAGCTGAATTGTCGTTTCTTCGGCAACGTGCATCAGGGCTCGGCGATGGGTCTCGATAGCAGTCATGCAACCCTCCTAGAATCACTGCGGCGTGAGAGCTCCGAAAGGATATCCAAGGTGTCGAACCGGTAAATTTCGAGGTTGGCCTGATTTCTTTCAGCAAGACGCAGCCGAGGGAAGCCAACATCGATTGTTGGCAGAATGTAGTAATCCAAGGCGGCTTCTTCTCCTTCCTTGATGCGAACCGCGATTGTTAAGTCGGGGCTCAAACCATGTTCGAAGCGGATGCTCCACCTCTTGCTGCCACTCGGTAACACTTGGCAGCGACTCAGCACCAGCGATATTAATATTTCTTTGTTAACCAAGATGAGGTCAGTGCTCGGATCTACCGAAACGCTACCGCCCATTTCGACAATTTTCTGAGTCGTTTTTTGAAGGAGCAGCGGGTGCATTTGCCTAAGACGTTTGTTGGCTTCGATGTATTTGTAGTCGCGTGCTGGTGAGTATCCGATTAGCGAATAGCACCGAAGCAAGCTCCCAAACCTTTGGAGATATGCGCTACTTGAGGGACATCCTTCTGACTCGTCTATAACTAGGCCTGACAGATATCCAATACGTTGATAGATTGCCTTCAGTGCCTGCAGCATTTCCTCATCGGGCATGCGATAGGAGCGCGTTTGGATGATCGATTGAGCACCTTTGAATAGGATGAGGCTGACGATGGGACGAAACGCTTCATCCGCTCTGACCCACTCCTCAGGCGGGTTCTGCTTATGTGTTTCCTTCAATTTGAATGAGGTGTGATTCCACACGTTATTGCCAACATACTTTTCATTGATCAGAACCTGATGCACCGTGCCTCTCGACCATAATCTGCCTCGATCATTGAGAATCCCTTGAGAGTTCAGCCAGTTTGCGATTTCGCGTTCGTTCCTTCCTTCCTCGACAAAAAGCCGATAAATGTGATGCACAATCTCAATTTCAGCGGGAGGCCCAGGCACTAAAATGACACGGTCAGTTTGGATGCTTTTATGCTCCCCAATCGCTAGTTCGTTCTTGGCTGCGCCGTGCCCATCGACCAGCTGCCGCCTCAATCCGAAACCCGCCGCGCCGCCTTGGCGATACCCTAGCTCAATGAGCCGGGATTGGCCGGCAAAGACCTTAACCGACAATTCTCGGCTGTATTCGCCTGCCATCATGCGCTTCACGCTTTTGAGAATGTTAGATACAGGTGAACCGTCGTTAGTAAACTGCTCTGCGCAGTACTGGACGGATACTCCAGCCTGGCGGCAGCGCACCTCGTAACTGGCGCTCACATCGGGATCTTGAAAGCGACCCCAGCGGCTGACGTCATAGACAAGAACGGTCGAATAATCGGCTAACCCTTTCTCCACGTCATAGAAAAGTTGCTTGAGCGCGTCTCGGCCTTCTAAGCGCAAGCCGCTTTTACCCGCATCGGTGTATATCTTGTTTATTTCCAGAGCGTGAGTCGCTGCGTAAACGCGGATCGTATCGAGCTGATTCTCGGTCGAATATTGCTGATGCTCCGTGGACATGCGCACATACGCCGCCGCTAGGGCGGTGCTTGAAGCACTGCTAGTGTTGTACGCGCCAATGAGACTTTGCATCGGCAAGTCCTCGATCTGTTTAGTCGCCGCTGAAGCAAGCAGGTAGGCGTGAACAGTGACTTCGTTTTGTAAAAAGTGGCTCTAATTAAGGTAGAAGACCGGGGAGGGAAAAATGTTCTCGAAAACGGGCAATTCTTTTCTGGCTCAACGGCAGTACGCAGCAGGCATTGCCAGGGCCCTGCATATGGAGCTCGGAGGAACGCACCAGGCGACGAAAACACTGATGAGGTGGACCAATGCAAATGAGAAAACGGTGAAGAACTGGATGGCTGGGAGCAACGGCCCCAGTGGGATGCACTTAGTGGCCTTGGTGAAGCATTCTGACCTGGCGTTGGCAGCTTTTCTTAGGATGGCTGGGAGGCCTCATGCGCTAACAGCTTCGGAGCTACCAGTGCTTAGGCAGAAGCTGCAGACGGTAATTGAGGGAATAGACTCCTATCTTCGTGTTGTAGATGCGGCGCTAGAGTAGATCGGGAGCAGTATCGAATATGGAACCGTTAGTGAGTGCTAACGCCATCCGGTTCCTGGGCTATATTGAAGCCGAGCACCATCAAGGCGCTGCATCAGTTCGCCTACTGTCCATGGCGCCTCATCGTTAGCAACGGCAGCGTGATAATCCGCATGTTCATCATGATCTGCGAGCCCTGCCTCATGTCGAAGTGCTTGGCGCAACGTGAAGATTGATCAAGAATCGTGGCGTCCAATCCGACCCGTCCATCACGCACCAATGATAGAGCGGTAGCGGCCAGGGCGGTCTTTTCATCAATAATTGAGTACATGACTGTTCCCGTCGCCTGATCTTCCAGCCTGGTTAGTACGACTTTCCTGGCTATGCTCCCGAATTTCCGCACTCGATTGCTTTGTCACCCGAGGTCGCAGTTGAAACCCGGATCCGGCCGTAAGCGTCAGGCCGCTCGAGCCGGATTTTTTCGGATGCCTTCGTGATACTCAGGAACGCGTATCGTCGCGGCGACGACTAGCCTCGACGTTGAGTTGGCCCCAGGGCTTGGTGCAAATCAGCGATCAGGTCCTCAATCGCCTCAATTCCTACCGACAGACGAATCATTTCGGGCTTCACGCCAGCCTTTGCTTGTTCCTGCTGGTTCATTTGCCGATGGGTGGTGGAAGCCGGATGGCAGGCGAGAGACTTGGCGTCACCGATGTTGACCAGTCGCTTGAAGATTTGCAGAGCATCATAGAAGCGCACGCCTGCGTCATAGCCGCCCTTCAAACCAAACGATAGGATCGCCGACGGTTTACCCTGCATGTATTTTTGTGCCAGTGCGTGATGAGGATGGTCCGGGAGGCCGGCGTAGCTGACCCATTCCACTTCAGCATGGCTCTGCAGGAATTGCGCAACTTTCAGGGCGTTGTCGGTGTGACGCTCCATGCGCAGCGCGAGCGTTTCCAGGCCTTGCAGCAGCAGGAACGCGTTCATGGGTGCCAGTGCTGCGCCGGTGTTGCGCAATGGCACTGTGCGTGCGCGCGCGATGAAGGCGGCGGGCCCGAACTTCTCGGTATAAATCACATCATGGTACGCCGGCTCGGGCTGGTTGAGACTGGGAAATTTTTCCGGGTATTGAGTCCATGGGAAGTTGCCGCTGTCGATGATCACACCGCCCAGGGAATTGCCGTGTCCGCCGACGTACTTGGTCACGGAATGCACAACGATATCGGCCCCAAACTGAATCGGCTTGCACAGGATAGGCGTAGCCACCGTGTTATCGACCATCAGCGGTACGCCGCGGGTGTGAGCAGCTTCAGCCAAGGCTTCGAGATCAATGATGTTACCCGCCGGGTTGCCGATGCTTTCGCAGTACACCAGCTTGGTGTTGTCGTCGATCAGTTCGGCGATAGCCTCGGCAGAGTCATCTCGGGCAAAACGCACCTCCACGCCAAAGCTTGGCAACAGGTGTGCGAAGAGAGTGTAGGTGCCGCCATAGAGCTGTGGAGTGGTGACGATATTGTCACCTGCGCGGGTTAACGTTTGGATCGCATAATGGATTGCCGCGCTGCCGGCCGATACGGCCAGCCCTGCCACGCCGCCTTCGAGGGCGGCCATCCTTTGTTCCAGCACATCATTGGTGGGGTTCATGATTCTGGTGTAAATGTTGCCCGGCACGTCCAGGTTGAACAGGTCGGCGCCGTGTTGGGCGTTATCGAATTCGAAGGCAACATTCTGATAGATAGGCACTGCGACAGCCTTGGTGGTCGGGTCCGACGTGAAGCCATGGTGCAGTGCGATGGTGGCGTCTTTCATGATTGGTATTGATCCCTTTAAATTGTTCTGGATTTTGCGGCATTAAGATCCTCTCGAAGTCGATTATGCCGATCGTTGAGCGCTTTGACCCGGTAAGTCGAAATCTACCGTAGGGGTTTACGCCCCCCCTCGGCTATTGGGAAACAATTGAAATCAAGGGCCCCGAAGGGCCCTAGAGTCTAGTCGACACCCGGAATCAAGGGCATCCAACTGCTGCTTGAAATCAGTTTCCCGTAAGGAAACAACGTGATGACATTTTCTTGAGTCGAGCTGTTTGCGTCGGTAAACCAGCGTCAACTGGGGCCCAATAAATCAGAACTCCAGTGAAGCGCCGTCTTCCGGAATCGCTACACGGTTCTCAATACCGTGCTTCTTGACATAGGTGCGCAGTTCTTCACGAGTCAGGGACATGTGATTGATTGCATCCATGTGTACGGCGACGATCTTCGCGTATTTCGCAGCCTGAGCGGCGCGTAGGACATCTTCCTCACCCATGATGATTGACCCCTCATATCCGGTCATCATTGCCTTGCCTGCATTCAGTACGATCACTTCGGGGTGATACTTCTCAATGGTCTGGTCTACCTCTTTACGCCAGACCGTGTCACCGGCAAGGTAAAGGGTCTTGTAGCCTGGCGCTTGAAAGACCACCCCCATGGCTTCACCTAACGGCTTTGCCAGGGCTGGCACGGCATACATTTCATCTGTGCCATGTTGACCACCGGTTTTCGTAATTCTGACGCCGCCGAATTCAGCGTCGCCTTCCAGGACGCGCACATTCTTGAAGCCTTGTGAACGAATCAGCTTCGCATCGTCCTCATGTTGAGTGAATAAAGGGATGTCTTTAGGTAGGGCTTTTTGCGCGGCGTCGTCCCAGTGATCAAGGTGCGTGTGAGTGACGATCACTGCGTCGACGCCGGCGATAACCTCAGAAGGTGACTCGGTCAGATCAACCAATGGATTTCGAAGGTTACTGCGGTAGGTATTTTCAAATCCTGGGTAAGCGCCCTTTTTGGCGAGCATCGGATCGATCAGGAATGTCGTTTCACCGTAGGTGATTTTGGCCGTCGCGTTACGAACTTGCTGTAGATCCATTTTAGGGGACGCGTCAGGTGCCGTTGGGGCATTTGTGCCCGCGAATGCCGACGTGGTCGCGGCTGCGCAAGCCATGCTTAGTGCAAAGCGAAGCGTTTTAAAACTCATGAATTCAGTCTCCAGTTGGTACCTCAAGGCTGCATTCTTGCTGAATGCTTTCAAGGCTGACAGTGGCCTGAATGACATATTTCGATATAATCGGGCCAATCAGTTTTTCGTTTCCAGAACGGAAAGAGGGGGAGGCGACAGCTCAATTCAGCCTCTGCCAAGCATTTAACCGAGGGCGCGCGCCCAGATACCTGCGAGCGTAACGACAAGCCCATTGGGTCAAACCGAGGCTACCTGATGCATTCCATACGTGTTGCTGTCTTGGCTTTTGATGGCGTAAGCCTGTTCCATCTTTCTGTACCCGGGATGGTGTTGGGGGCAACTCAGTCCGCGCCTGGCGAGCCTCATTACGAGATCAAATACTGCGCAGAGACGCCGGGAATGGTGGCAAGCGATCAAGGCCTCGGTTTAGAGGTCACTCAGGGCCTGGAGTTGATGGCGGCATCTGACCTGATCATCATCCCTGCGTGGGGGGATCAAGCGGTTTGTGCATCTGCCGAACTTGTGAAAGCGCTTCAACTCGCCAATTCCGAAGGAAAGCTCATCGTTGGGTTGTGTCTAGGCGCATTCGTGCTTGGAGATGCCGGGCTACTTGATGGCAAAGAAGCGACCACGCATTGGACTGCTCGAGACGAGTTTGCGCGACGCTTCCCAAATGTTCGTTTCAGGCCAGAAGTGCTTTATGTCAGCGCTGAGAATATCGTGACGTCAGCAGGAACCGTGGCGGCAATTGATTGTTGCCTTCATTTGGTTCGCGAACGACTTGGAGCCGAGGCC belongs to Pseudomonas sp. B21-028 and includes:
- a CDS encoding recombinase family protein, giving the protein MQSLIGAYNTSSASSTALAAAYVRMSTEHQQYSTENQLDTIRVYAATHALEINKIYTDAGKSGLRLEGRDALKQLFYDVEKGLADYSTVLVYDVSRWGRFQDPDVSASYEVRCRQAGVSVQYCAEQFTNDGSPVSNILKSVKRMMAGEYSRELSVKVFAGQSRLIELGYRQGGAAGFGLRRQLVDGHGAAKNELAIGEHKSIQTDRVILVPGPPAEIEIVHHIYRLFVEEGRNEREIANWLNSQGILNDRGRLWSRGTVHQVLINEKYVGNNVWNHTSFKLKETHKQNPPEEWVRADEAFRPIVSLILFKGAQSIIQTRSYRMPDEEMLQALKAIYQRIGYLSGLVIDESEGCPSSSAYLQRFGSLLRCYSLIGYSPARDYKYIEANKRLRQMHPLLLQKTTQKIVEMGGSVSVDPSTDLILVNKEILISLVLSRCQVLPSGSKRWSIRFEHGLSPDLTIAVRIKEGEEAALDYYILPTIDVGFPRLRLAERNQANLEIYRFDTLDILSELSRRSDSRRVA
- a CDS encoding GlxA family transcriptional regulator; its protein translation is MHSIRVAVLAFDGVSLFHLSVPGMVLGATQSAPGEPHYEIKYCAETPGMVASDQGLGLEVTQGLELMAASDLIIIPAWGDQAVCASAELVKALQLANSEGKLIVGLCLGAFVLGDAGLLDGKEATTHWTARDEFARRFPNVRFRPEVLYVSAENIVTSAGTVAAIDCCLHLVRERLGAEAANRTAKMLVTPPHRQGGQAQYIEYPVPHLSRETHLSDVLEWARMNLSSDLTLDVLADRAKMSRRTFTRRFREATGSTVSKWLNAQRVVRAQELLETTDLPIECVAGEAGFGTPLSLRQQFGVQLGTSPSEYRRMFCRDMSPVRKTSDSEQTAGLSS
- a CDS encoding MBL fold metallo-hydrolase — its product is MSFKTLRFALSMACAAATTSAFAGTNAPTAPDASPKMDLQQVRNATAKITYGETTFLIDPMLAKKGAYPGFENTYRSNLRNPLVDLTESPSEVIAGVDAVIVTHTHLDHWDDAAQKALPKDIPLFTQHEDDAKLIRSQGFKNVRVLEGDAEFGGVRITKTGGQHGTDEMYAVPALAKPLGEAMGVVFQAPGYKTLYLAGDTVWRKEVDQTIEKYHPEVIVLNAGKAMMTGYEGSIIMGEEDVLRAAQAAKYAKIVAVHMDAINHMSLTREELRTYVKKHGIENRVAIPEDGASLEF
- a CDS encoding O-acetylhomoserine aminocarboxypropyltransferase/cysteine synthase family protein, whose protein sequence is MKDATIALHHGFTSDPTTKAVAVPIYQNVAFEFDNAQHGADLFNLDVPGNIYTRIMNPTNDVLEQRMAALEGGVAGLAVSAGSAAIHYAIQTLTRAGDNIVTTPQLYGGTYTLFAHLLPSFGVEVRFARDDSAEAIAELIDDNTKLVYCESIGNPAGNIIDLEALAEAAHTRGVPLMVDNTVATPILCKPIQFGADIVVHSVTKYVGGHGNSLGGVIIDSGNFPWTQYPEKFPSLNQPEPAYHDVIYTEKFGPAAFIARARTVPLRNTGAALAPMNAFLLLQGLETLALRMERHTDNALKVAQFLQSHAEVEWVSYAGLPDHPHHALAQKYMQGKPSAILSFGLKGGYDAGVRFYDALQIFKRLVNIGDAKSLACHPASTTHRQMNQQEQAKAGVKPEMIRLSVGIEAIEDLIADLHQALGPTQRRG